The stretch of DNA TCGGGAAAGCGACTTTCACGCCGCGCTCGAGATGCGCCTTGGCCCCCGTCTCGCCCGGCTCGGCGGAAACGATGGCGTGTTCGAGCGCGCCTGCAAAGGCGTTCATCAGCTTCACGCTGCGCAGTTCCTTGCCCCCGGCCGCGAAGGTCGAGTGGCAGTGGAGGACGCGCGGGCGGCCCGCGCCGTTGCCGGCGGCGCGGCTCACGTGACGCGGGCGAGCAGCGCGTCGATGGCGGCGCGCGCCTCGGGCTCGTCGAGGGTCGGGGCATGGCCGACGCGCGGGACGGTGACGGTCTCGAGCTGCGGATTGAGCTCCTTCATCCGCGCCGCGGTGGCGGGCGAAATGAGGTCCGAGAGCTCCCCCATCACAAGCAGCATGGGCACGCCCGCCAACGCCTCGAACGCGCTCCACAGGTCGGCAGGCGCAGCACCGCCGGGCTTCGCAAAGGGTTCGGCGATCGCCATGTCGTAATCATAGCTGATCCGCCCGTTCTGGCTCACCACCATGATCCGCTTGGCCATTTCGAGCCATTGTTCGAGGTCGTAGTCGGGGAACGCCTCGCCGTGCACCTCGCACAGCGAGCGCGCGGCGTGGATCCACGTGGGGTAGGAGCGCCCCTGCCCGACATAGCCCGAAATCCGCTCCAGCCCTGCAGGCTCGATCTGCGGGCCGATGTCGTTCAGCACCGCGCCCGCGATGCGGCTCCGGCCCTCGTCCGCGTCCTTGTGGGCGAGCAGCATGGTCATCAGCCCGCCCATCGACGTGCCGATCGACACGAACCGATCGACCCCCTGTTCGGTGAGCAGCTTGTCCACGTCCGCGACATAGGTGAGCGGGTTGTAGGTGTCCGAATCGGGTGCGTAATCGCTCATCCCCCGCCCGCGCATATCGGGCACGATAACCCGGCGGGTTTCGGCGATATGCTCGGCAAGCTCGGCGAAATCGCGCGCGTTGCGGGTGAGCCCGTGGAGGCACAGGACCGGGGTTGCCTTCCCGCCTTCGGGGCCGGGGTAGTCGCGGTAATGGAGGGTAAGCCCGTCGGGGCTGGTCCAGCTGCCATCTTCGTAAGGTGCGGCCATGGGGGCGATTTCGTCCTTCGTGTCTCGTGCGCCTTCGCGTCGCGTTTCCCCGCGCATAGGCCCGCCAGCCGTGCTTGCAAGGGGCGAGACGCATCGCCACTATCGCGCGGATGGACGAGAACAGGCAAGCAGCGCGCTATCGCCCGGACCCGGCGATCGGGGAAATCGCGGACTTCATCGCCGACCCGGTGGCGGCGGCGGACTTTCCCAAGGCCGAGGTGCGCTTCCGCAACGACCGCGCGGCGGGAGAGGTTGGCCTCGCGGGGCTGTCGGACGAGGAATGGGCGGCGCATTTCGGGCGGTTCGAGCCGCTCGACCGCAACCTGCCGCAGCCGCTCGCGCTCAAATATCACGGCCACCAGTTCCGGGTGTACAATCCCGAACTGGGCGACGGGCGGGGGTTTCTCTTCGCCCAGATGAGAGGAGAGGACGAGCGCCTGCTCGACCTCGGCACCAAGGGATCCGGGACCACGCCTTACAGCCGCGCGGGCGACGGTCGGCTGACGTTGAAAGGCGCGGTGCGCGAAATCCTTGCGACCGAAATGCTCGAGGCGCTGGGCGTGAACACCTCGCGCACCTTTTCGGTTGTAGAGACGGGCGAGCAGCTCTGGCGCAACGACGAGCCCTCGCCCACCCGCTCGGCGGTGATGGTGCGGCTGTCCCATTCGCATATCCGCATCGGTAGCTTCCAGCGCCTGCTCGCGCATGAACAGGCGGACGAGATGGAGCGGCTGGTCGAATACTGCCTCACGCACTTCCCCGGCCCGCCCCCGCCCGAGGATGCCCCCGCGCGCGGCGAGCCCGCGATCCGGCTGATGCACATGGTCGTCGAGCGCATGGCCGACCTTGCGGCAAGCTACATGGTCGCCGGATTCGTCCACGGCGTGCTCAACACCGACAACATGAACGTCACCGGCGAAAGCTTCGACTACGGCCCGTGGCGCTGGCTGCCGCGCTGGGATCCCGAATTCACCGCGGCCTATTTCGACCATGCCGGGCTCTACGCCTTCGGCCGCCAGCCCGAGGCGATCCACTGGAACTGCGGCCAGTTCGCGGTCGCGCTGCGCCTGCTCGCCGACAGCGACCCGCTGGTCGCCGCGCTGAACCGGTATCCCGACCTCTACATGGCGGCGGTCGCGCGGCGCTGGTGCTGGCGGCTGGGTGTCGCACAACGCGGCGCCGAGGCCGACGGCGCGCTCGTCGCGGCGTGCGAAAAGGCGATGCGCGAAAGCGGCGAAGGGCCGGATGCCTTCTTCTTCCGGGTGCGCACCGCGCTCGCGCAGGGAGAGCCGCCCGCGGACCTCGCCGACGCGCTCGAAGGTTACGCCGCGACCCCGAGCGACCACCCCTACTGGTCCGACCCCGCGCCCCAGTCGATGCTGATCGAGGAAGTCGAGGACATCTGGTCCGCGATCGACGAGCGCGACGACTGGCAGCCGCTGATGGACAAGGTCGCGGCCTTGCGGCGCATGGGCGAGGCGCACGGCCCCGCACCTGTCCCGGCCGGGCACACCCCTCCATCCGGCGAGGCCCCCGACCCCGCCTGAGCCCTAGCTTTTCGCGCGGCCACGGGCTAATTGCGCCGCGCAGGACATTGGGGGCAAGACCACTCGCGATGAGGGCGGCCCGAAGGCAGCGAGGGGCATGAGCGAAACGGCGATCCTGGTCTCCACCGCACCGGCGACGGGCGAGGAAGTGTGGCGCGGCGAACACTCCGACGTCGATGCCGCGGTCGGCCGCGCGCGGCGCGCATGGTCCGAATGGGCCGCGCGCCCGCTCGCCGACCGGATCGACGCGCTGCGCCGCTTCGCCAACGCGGTGCGCGACCGCGCGGATGAATTCGCAGAACTGATCGCGCGCGAGGCGGGCAAGCCGCTGTGGGAAGCGCGCACCGAAATCGACGCCGTGATGGGCAAGGTCGACATCTCGGTCCAGGCCTATGCCGAACGCACCGGCAAGAAGAAATTCGACAGCGGCATCCAGGGCACGGCGGCGGTTCGGCACAAGCCGCATGGCGTGCTCGCCGTGCTCGGCCCCTATAATTTCCCGGCCCACCTGCCCAACGGCCACATCGTGCCTGCGCTGATCGCGGGCAATGCCGTGCTGTTCAAGCCGTCCGAAAAGACCCCGGCCTGCGGGGAAATGCTGGTCAAATGCTTTCACGAGGCGGGCGTGCCCGAAACCGTCGTCCAGCTCGTCATCGGCGGGCCGGAGGAAGGCAAGGCGCTGGTCGCTCATCCGGGGATCGACGGGGTGCTGTTCACCGGCTCGGCGCAGGCGGGCATCGCGATCAACCGCAAGCTTGCCGCGAACCCCGCGAAGATCGTCGCGCTGGAGATGGGCGGCAACAACCCGCTGGTCGTGATCGACACGCCCAAGCTCGCCGATGCCGCCGCCCTGATCGTGCAGAGCGCCTTCACCAGCGCCGGCCAGCGCTGCACCGCCGCGCGGCGGCTGGTGGTCAAGGACAGCGTCTACGACAGCCTCATGGCCGAACTCCTGCCGCTCACGAAGAGGCTGGTGGTAGGCGACCCGCTGGGCGATCCGCAGCCCTTCATGGGGCCGGTCATCGACAACGAAACCGCCGAAAGGCTCACCGAAAGCTTCGTCGCGCTGATGACGGCGGGGGGCAAGGTGCTCGCCCATATGCGCCGCACCATTCCCGACCGGCCTTTCCTCACCCCCGGCATCATCGACGTGACCGACATTCCCGACCGGCCCGACATCGAACTGTTCGGGCCGCTGTTGCAGGTCATCCGCGTGCCCGATCTCGATGCCGGGATCGCCGAGGCGAACAACACCCGTTTCGGCCTGTCGGCATCGCTGATCGGCGGGGGGCCCGAGGATTACGGGCGGTTCTGGGCGAACGTGCGGGCCGGGATCATCAACTGGAACCGCCCGACCAACGGGGCATCCTCGAAAGCGCCCTTCGGCGGGATCGGCCTGTCGGGCAACCACCGCCCGGCCGCCTATTACGCTGCCGATTACTGCGCCTATCCGGTCGCGAGCACCGAGATGGACCAGCCGCGCGCCAATATCGGGGTGGGCCTGAAAGCCGACGACCTGAAGCCCTAGAAGCTCACTCCCCCTTCACCGGCGCCACCAGACCAGATCGACCGCGCTCATCCCGCCCGGTCCGGGGCGCACGGCGACGATCAGGTTGCCCTCGACTCCATCTTCGCCCTCCCCGTCCGCCGCGGCGAGCGAGCGTTCGGGCTCCTCGAAGAGCTTGGGCGACAGGCCCGCGCGGGCGGCGCGGGTGACATGGTATTGCAGCGCGTCCTCGGCGGCTGCGGGGGTGAGATAGCGGATGACGCGCGCCTCGCATCCCGCCCCGCCG from Erythrobacter sp. encodes:
- a CDS encoding alpha/beta hydrolase, yielding MAAPYEDGSWTSPDGLTLHYRDYPGPEGGKATPVLCLHGLTRNARDFAELAEHIAETRRVIVPDMRGRGMSDYAPDSDTYNPLTYVADVDKLLTEQGVDRFVSIGTSMGGLMTMLLAHKDADEGRSRIAGAVLNDIGPQIEPAGLERISGYVGQGRSYPTWIHAARSLCEVHGEAFPDYDLEQWLEMAKRIMVVSQNGRISYDYDMAIAEPFAKPGGAAPADLWSAFEALAGVPMLLVMGELSDLISPATAARMKELNPQLETVTVPRVGHAPTLDEPEARAAIDALLARVT
- a CDS encoding protein adenylyltransferase SelO family protein codes for the protein MDENRQAARYRPDPAIGEIADFIADPVAAADFPKAEVRFRNDRAAGEVGLAGLSDEEWAAHFGRFEPLDRNLPQPLALKYHGHQFRVYNPELGDGRGFLFAQMRGEDERLLDLGTKGSGTTPYSRAGDGRLTLKGAVREILATEMLEALGVNTSRTFSVVETGEQLWRNDEPSPTRSAVMVRLSHSHIRIGSFQRLLAHEQADEMERLVEYCLTHFPGPPPPEDAPARGEPAIRLMHMVVERMADLAASYMVAGFVHGVLNTDNMNVTGESFDYGPWRWLPRWDPEFTAAYFDHAGLYAFGRQPEAIHWNCGQFAVALRLLADSDPLVAALNRYPDLYMAAVARRWCWRLGVAQRGAEADGALVAACEKAMRESGEGPDAFFFRVRTALAQGEPPADLADALEGYAATPSDHPYWSDPAPQSMLIEEVEDIWSAIDERDDWQPLMDKVAALRRMGEAHGPAPVPAGHTPPSGEAPDPA
- the astD gene encoding succinylglutamate-semialdehyde dehydrogenase, whose translation is MSETAILVSTAPATGEEVWRGEHSDVDAAVGRARRAWSEWAARPLADRIDALRRFANAVRDRADEFAELIAREAGKPLWEARTEIDAVMGKVDISVQAYAERTGKKKFDSGIQGTAAVRHKPHGVLAVLGPYNFPAHLPNGHIVPALIAGNAVLFKPSEKTPACGEMLVKCFHEAGVPETVVQLVIGGPEEGKALVAHPGIDGVLFTGSAQAGIAINRKLAANPAKIVALEMGGNNPLVVIDTPKLADAAALIVQSAFTSAGQRCTAARRLVVKDSVYDSLMAELLPLTKRLVVGDPLGDPQPFMGPVIDNETAERLTESFVALMTAGGKVLAHMRRTIPDRPFLTPGIIDVTDIPDRPDIELFGPLLQVIRVPDLDAGIAEANNTRFGLSASLIGGGPEDYGRFWANVRAGIINWNRPTNGASSKAPFGGIGLSGNHRPAAYYAADYCAYPVASTEMDQPRANIGVGLKADDLKP